In Tepidanaerobacter syntrophicus, a single genomic region encodes these proteins:
- a CDS encoding helix-turn-helix transcriptional regulator, translating to MQWKKSLFGKSMFSFNSCTLSILLFSLYSGWLLAFPFEGQIFYALGESNNISVQNMLFSGIAAHSAGLISCGLLIKNIHEAKRVFSISALVCIAGSSIFFTPYSAAWHVSIIVISFSAGFAIASWGFYLKNFTPPEKRIKTVADALIFSNILMIIFNIIAVNFSPFTALAISIFSLVLSFFLNIKLDVDGAPEINQQNPALEKEVKVPLLFLCIFIIIITINSGLMYRIINPAFYEHRFLVSWFWAVPYIATILVLRNIPLETNRTYALIVGIAMIGFSFLLFAYLDRSAGSYIIIDSLMLGACGIFDLFWWSILGEMVDYSQNAAKIFGTGLAANVLGVFIGEITASRIYAANPNTSSSTVVALAIVFVIMLMLPVLNNQLIRLLKEHAFLTNFFNMTHPEQDKAIYNLMTSRGLTEREKGITALLLKGLTYKMIAEELHLSENTVKTHIKNIYSKCEVQNKSQLIKFFDEDSTTNTKT from the coding sequence GTGCAATGGAAAAAAAGTTTATTCGGAAAATCTATGTTTTCCTTTAACAGCTGCACCTTGTCGATACTTCTCTTTTCACTTTATTCCGGTTGGTTGCTTGCTTTTCCCTTTGAAGGACAAATTTTTTATGCTTTAGGGGAAAGCAACAATATTTCTGTACAAAATATGCTTTTTTCTGGAATAGCAGCACATTCCGCAGGACTTATTTCCTGCGGCTTATTAATAAAAAATATTCATGAGGCAAAACGGGTTTTTTCAATTTCAGCCTTAGTATGTATAGCCGGCAGCAGCATTTTCTTCACTCCTTATTCTGCAGCATGGCATGTTTCAATAATAGTTATTTCATTTTCGGCAGGTTTTGCGATAGCATCTTGGGGTTTTTATCTTAAGAATTTTACACCCCCCGAAAAAAGAATAAAAACTGTTGCAGATGCACTTATTTTCTCTAATATTTTAATGATAATTTTTAATATAATTGCAGTAAACTTTTCTCCATTTACAGCTCTTGCAATATCAATCTTTTCTCTTGTCCTTTCCTTTTTTTTAAATATTAAACTAGATGTTGATGGAGCACCGGAAATAAACCAGCAAAATCCGGCGCTAGAAAAAGAGGTAAAAGTTCCATTATTGTTTTTATGCATTTTCATAATTATTATAACTATTAATTCTGGCCTTATGTATCGCATCATAAATCCTGCATTTTACGAGCATCGGTTTCTTGTCAGCTGGTTTTGGGCGGTTCCTTATATTGCAACAATACTTGTTTTGCGAAATATACCATTAGAAACCAACAGAACTTATGCGTTGATTGTCGGCATTGCCATGATAGGATTTTCCTTTCTGCTCTTTGCTTATTTAGATCGTTCCGCAGGAAGCTATATAATAATAGATTCGTTGATGCTAGGGGCATGTGGCATTTTTGATTTATTTTGGTGGAGTATCCTTGGCGAAATGGTAGATTACAGCCAAAATGCTGCAAAGATATTTGGCACAGGTCTTGCAGCAAATGTATTAGGGGTATTTATAGGAGAAATTACAGCAAGCAGAATTTACGCCGCAAATCCGAATACCTCAAGCTCAACAGTAGTAGCCCTTGCTATTGTATTTGTGATAATGTTGATGCTACCTGTCTTAAATAACCAACTTATAAGATTGCTGAAAGAACACGCTTTTCTTACTAATTTTTTTAACATGACTCATCCGGAACAAGATAAGGCAATTTATAATCTTATGACTAGCCGAGGACTTACTGAGCGAGAGAAAGGGATTACAGCGTTACTGTTAAAAGGATTAACATACAAAATGATTGCAGAGGAGCTGCATCTTAGCGAAAATACGGTTAAAACTCATATAAAAAATATTTATTCAAAATGCGAAGTCCAGAACAAGTCCCAGCTTATTAAGTTTTTTGATGAAGACAGTACTACAAATACTAAAACATGA
- a CDS encoding MFS transporter, translating to MSKSKIDSKILWPLIALCLGWTLIYADRTAMYPLLSVIGDNFHLTNTQIGTITGSYFLIYVAMQIPSGIFADKIGQKRLLISTFIIVGFALIGFALFAKSYLSLLLFTVFHGFGAGFFYPCAYGIMLKIVDSDSWGRGAAIVNLGMSLGLIIGLAASGPLYIHFGNYSAIFLLLAILTLLSAFILNKAIPNIEKSIAGQQENFKVLEVLKNKNLLFINLSQFCALYGYWTAVTWGATFFYEERGISMEFAGLFVAIVGISAIIPSLVMGSISDKIGRKKMALVLFPLGSLTIFLMAYARSKAAIILSLIAYGVVGKSSWDPIAVAWTGSHAFAMDKKALGTAMGIFNFSGMMSAVVAPIITGFIKDVTGSLVAAYYVAAAISVLGGFLVMFVSEEPESK from the coding sequence TTGTCAAAATCCAAAATAGACAGCAAGATATTATGGCCTTTAATCGCCTTATGTCTCGGATGGACACTTATCTACGCAGATAGAACTGCAATGTATCCTCTTCTTTCGGTAATAGGAGATAATTTTCACTTAACAAACACTCAAATAGGGACAATTACCGGCAGTTATTTCCTCATCTATGTAGCAATGCAGATACCATCCGGAATATTTGCCGATAAAATCGGACAGAAAAGGCTTTTGATATCAACTTTTATAATTGTAGGATTTGCTCTTATTGGATTTGCTTTATTTGCTAAAAGTTATTTATCTTTGCTTTTATTTACTGTATTTCACGGATTCGGCGCAGGATTTTTCTATCCTTGTGCATATGGAATAATGCTAAAAATAGTGGATTCTGACTCTTGGGGTAGGGGTGCTGCTATTGTAAATCTTGGAATGTCATTAGGGCTTATTATAGGTCTTGCTGCAAGCGGCCCTTTATACATACATTTTGGTAATTATTCTGCAATATTTCTTCTGCTTGCAATTCTTACTTTACTGTCCGCATTTATTTTAAATAAAGCAATACCGAATATAGAAAAAAGCATAGCCGGCCAGCAGGAAAACTTTAAGGTTTTAGAGGTGCTTAAAAATAAAAATCTATTATTTATAAATCTTTCTCAATTTTGTGCACTATATGGTTATTGGACTGCGGTTACATGGGGTGCCACTTTTTTCTATGAGGAAAGAGGTATAAGTATGGAGTTTGCAGGTCTTTTTGTTGCAATCGTAGGAATAAGCGCCATAATTCCGAGCCTGGTAATGGGTAGTATCTCAGATAAAATCGGAAGGAAGAAAATGGCTCTTGTTCTTTTTCCCCTCGGAAGCCTTACTATTTTTCTCATGGCCTATGCCCGCTCCAAAGCTGCCATAATTCTTTCGCTCATAGCTTATGGCGTAGTAGGCAAATCTTCCTGGGATCCGATAGCAGTTGCTTGGACCGGGAGTCATGCCTTTGCAATGGACAAAAAAGCGCTCGGCACAGCTATGGGCATATTTAACTTTTCCGGTATGATGTCGGCAGTAGTTGCACCGATAATTACAGGATTTATTAAGGATGTTACAGGCTCACTGGTTGCTGCGTATTATGTGGCTGCAGCTATATCAGTATTAGGAGGATTTCTAGTTATGTTTGTCAGTGAAGAACCTGAAAGTAAATAG
- a CDS encoding NAD(P)/FAD-dependent oxidoreductase, translating to MENKYAKLFEPMKIGNMNLRNRLVMSPMGTFTPMQDGTESEEGMMYYEERARGGFGLIIIGAQFINEKLAQGGPTIAFNNNRAIPKTTVLCERVHRWGAKICAQLSPGTGRNGMPDIGEEVPVSSSENPSFYDPNVICRPLTVEEIKEIIKDFSKAATFAKNAGFDAIEIHGHAGYLIDQFFSPIWNKRTDEYGGSVENRARFAVEIVQAVRNAVGQDMPIIFRIALDHRFPGGRTLEDSMPILEILERAGVDAFDVDAGAYETMDYIFPTAYVGDACMAYVCKEAKKYVKVPLINAGNHTPETALELVNSGDCDFIMFGRQSIADPEFPKKLMENRREDMRPCLVCNEECIGRIFGRLTQLSCSVNIQVCMEKYFQITKTDNPKDIVIIGAGPSGLEAARVAALKGHHVTIYEKTNDIGGILKIIATAPFKKRIRELIDWYDVQLKKLGVKIKFNTEIKADDTILDYADKIFVATGSVPLVPNIPGITGKNVIGVIDAHKNGVFGERIAICGGGLSGCDTALELAMQGKKVTVIEMLSECAQDAMPINKISLMRMLAENDVTLLTDSKVVAIEPNGVVIEKKDGSRETVEADTVITAFGQKADTTLSNAIKAKYNIKTTVVGDAEKVAKVGEAIRTGFYAAMAVE from the coding sequence ATGGAAAATAAGTATGCAAAGTTGTTTGAACCTATGAAAATAGGTAACATGAATTTAAGGAATCGCTTAGTAATGTCTCCTATGGGCACATTTACACCTATGCAAGATGGAACTGAAAGCGAAGAAGGCATGATGTATTACGAAGAGCGGGCAAGAGGTGGATTTGGCCTAATTATCATCGGTGCCCAGTTTATAAATGAAAAACTAGCACAAGGAGGACCCACTATAGCATTTAACAATAATCGTGCCATTCCTAAAACTACTGTTTTATGTGAAAGAGTCCACAGATGGGGTGCAAAAATTTGTGCTCAGTTAAGCCCGGGCACAGGCCGTAATGGGATGCCTGACATCGGAGAAGAAGTTCCGGTTTCCTCCTCTGAAAACCCGTCCTTTTATGATCCAAATGTAATTTGCCGTCCTTTGACAGTTGAAGAAATTAAAGAGATAATTAAAGATTTTTCTAAAGCCGCAACTTTTGCTAAAAATGCCGGTTTTGATGCAATCGAAATTCATGGCCATGCAGGTTATCTTATTGATCAATTTTTCTCGCCTATTTGGAATAAGAGAACCGATGAATACGGGGGAAGCGTTGAAAATCGCGCCCGCTTTGCAGTTGAAATTGTTCAAGCTGTAAGAAACGCAGTGGGTCAAGATATGCCTATAATTTTTAGAATAGCTCTTGACCATAGATTTCCTGGCGGACGCACTTTAGAGGATAGTATGCCTATCCTTGAAATATTGGAGAGGGCAGGAGTTGATGCTTTTGATGTTGATGCTGGGGCATATGAAACTATGGACTATATATTCCCTACAGCATATGTCGGAGATGCATGTATGGCTTATGTGTGCAAAGAGGCAAAAAAATATGTAAAAGTCCCGCTAATAAATGCTGGAAATCATACACCTGAAACAGCACTTGAGCTTGTAAATTCCGGCGATTGCGATTTTATAATGTTCGGCCGCCAATCTATAGCAGATCCGGAATTCCCGAAAAAGCTAATGGAAAACCGCAGAGAAGATATGAGACCATGTCTTGTTTGCAATGAAGAGTGTATTGGACGGATTTTTGGCAGGCTTACACAACTAAGTTGTTCAGTAAATATCCAGGTGTGCATGGAAAAGTATTTTCAAATTACAAAAACAGATAACCCAAAAGATATTGTAATAATCGGAGCAGGTCCCAGCGGTCTTGAAGCAGCGAGAGTTGCGGCGCTAAAAGGGCATCATGTAACTATTTATGAAAAGACTAATGATATAGGTGGCATCTTGAAAATTATTGCAACGGCACCTTTTAAAAAACGTATAAGAGAATTAATAGATTGGTACGATGTTCAGCTTAAAAAACTTGGTGTTAAAATAAAATTCAATACTGAAATAAAAGCAGATGATACTATATTAGACTATGCTGATAAAATTTTTGTTGCTACGGGCTCTGTTCCACTTGTTCCGAATATTCCTGGCATTACTGGCAAAAATGTAATAGGTGTTATTGACGCTCATAAAAATGGTGTATTTGGTGAAAGGATTGCGATTTGCGGTGGCGGCCTTAGCGGATGTGATACTGCATTAGAACTTGCCATGCAGGGCAAAAAGGTAACTGTCATCGAAATGTTGAGCGAATGCGCTCAAGATGCAATGCCGATAAATAAGATAAGCTTAATGAGGATGCTGGCAGAAAACGATGTAACATTACTTACAGACAGCAAAGTTGTAGCTATTGAGCCCAACGGCGTTGTTATAGAAAAGAAAGACGGAAGCAGGGAGACAGTGGAAGCTGATACTGTAATTACTGCATTTGGACAAAAAGCAGATACAACTCTTTCTAATGCTATAAAAGCAAAATATAATATAAAGACTACTGTAGTCGGTGATGCCGAAAAAGTGGCAAAAGTCGGAGAAGCTATACGGACAGGCTTTTATGCAGCAATGGCAGTAGAATAA